The DNA window CCATGAAATTCCACAGGAAATGGGTGATTTTGCAATTCTCCTTGAAAGCGGCTATACAAGGCAAAAGGCATTTTTTTACAACCTTCTCTCGCAGGCTGCCTCGTTGCTTGGTGCAGTGATCGCCTATTTTTCCCTCAAGACAGCGCAGGCTGCTATACCATACGTTCTTGCCATTTCAGCAGCAAGTTTTATCTATATTGCGCTTGCAGATCTCATCCCCGGCCTACATCGAAACCCAGCGCTGAAAGTCGGCATGGCACAGTTTGGTCTTATCCTTTTGGGCATAGGTACTATCGCGTTTTTCGCACTATACCATGGTTAAAAGAGTTAGGTAATGGGTATAAAACACCATTGCAATTTTGCAAGATAAGGCATTATATATGTTA is part of the Pseudomonadota bacterium genome and encodes:
- a CDS encoding ZIP family metal transporter; this encodes HEIPQEMGDFAILLESGYTRQKAFFYNLLSQAASLLGAVIAYFSLKTAQAAIPYVLAISAASFIYIALADLIPGLHRNPALKVGMAQFGLILLGIGTIAFFALYHG